The following proteins come from a genomic window of Terribacillus aidingensis:
- a CDS encoding MurR/RpiR family transcriptional regulator: MPDIYHRISSQREQMSKSQKKIANFIIEHPNQAPFLNVEGLANAAGVSDATIVRFAAFMGYRGFPEMQLALQNAMQEQLNATERFKHPSEEAQSEDQDLYAIFLRDQANIQETMEAIDMHAFHAAADTVINSKRIFILANRSAVSVADLLHYHLSFIFENVEIVEPSDRAIDQISTIREDDALIALSFVRYSNHTLRLFQMAKDRGAKAIAITDGLSSPLLTAADYSFMASSKSPSLTHSLTAPISLIHAFIALIGKEKAADVKKRLRTIEEAWRDFNVFSNFKPPSA; this comes from the coding sequence ATGCCGGATATATACCATCGTATTTCCAGTCAGCGGGAGCAGATGTCGAAGTCCCAGAAGAAAATTGCCAATTTCATTATCGAACATCCAAACCAGGCACCTTTCCTCAATGTAGAGGGACTGGCGAATGCAGCAGGTGTGAGTGATGCAACGATCGTCCGTTTTGCTGCTTTCATGGGTTACCGTGGGTTTCCGGAGATGCAGCTCGCCTTGCAGAATGCTATGCAGGAGCAGCTGAATGCAACCGAACGGTTCAAGCATCCTTCAGAAGAAGCTCAGTCAGAGGACCAAGACTTATATGCCATCTTCCTGCGTGATCAAGCGAACATCCAGGAAACGATGGAGGCAATTGATATGCATGCCTTCCATGCAGCAGCTGATACAGTGATCAACTCTAAACGGATTTTCATTTTAGCGAATCGCAGTGCAGTCAGTGTTGCCGATCTATTGCATTATCATCTTTCATTCATCTTTGAGAATGTAGAAATCGTCGAACCATCTGACAGAGCAATAGACCAGATCTCCACGATACGGGAAGATGACGCACTAATTGCTTTGAGCTTCGTGCGTTATTCCAATCACACGCTGCGATTGTTCCAAATGGCAAAGGACCGTGGTGCAAAAGCAATCGCCATTACAGATGGGCTGTCATCACCATTGCTTACAGCAGCGGATTATTCATTCATGGCTTCTAGTAAATCTCCATCGCTGACACATTCCTTGACTGCTCCGATCAGCCTGATTCATGCATTCATCGCTTTGATCGGAAAAGAAAAGGCTGCAGACGTAAAAAAACGCCTCCGAACAATCGAGGAGGCGTGGCGTGATTTCAATGTGTTTTCTAATTTCAAACCCCCATCTGCTTAA